A region of Vitis vinifera cultivar Pinot Noir 40024 chromosome 13, ASM3070453v1 DNA encodes the following proteins:
- the LOC100263369 gene encoding histone H2B.3, with product MAPKAEKKPAEKKPAGGEEKKAEKAPAEKKPRAEKKLPKDASSTDKKKKRTRKNVETYKIYIFKVLKQVHPDIGISSKAMGIMNSFINDIFEKLAQEASRLARYNKKPTITSREIQTAVRLVLPGELAKHAVSEGTKAVTKFTSS from the coding sequence ATGGCGCCCAAGGCAGAGAAGAAGCCCGCGGAGAAGAAGCCAGCCGGTGGCGAGGAGAAGAAGGCCGAGAAGGCTCCGGCGGAGAAGAAGCCAAGGGCTGAGAAGAAGCTACCAAAGGACGCGTCTTCTActgataagaagaagaagaggacgaGGAAAAATGTGGAGACCTATAAGATCTACATCTTCAAGGTGTTGAAGCAGGTTCATCCTGACATCGGGATTTCCAGCAAGGCTATGGGCATCATGAACAGCTTCATCAATGACATCTTTGAGAAACTCGCTCAGGAGGCCTCCAGGCTCGCGAGGTACAACAAGAAGCCGACCATCACCTCCAGGGAGATTCAGACCGCTGTGAGGCTTGTTCTGCCCGGTGAGCTTGCGAAGCACGCTGTTTCTGAGGGGACCAAGGCGGTCACCAAGTTTACTAGCTCTTAG